From a region of the Triticum aestivum cultivar Chinese Spring chromosome 7D, IWGSC CS RefSeq v2.1, whole genome shotgun sequence genome:
- the LOC123169151 gene encoding uncharacterized protein encodes MKTYTDATRRLLSPPACKCTRTIKTLMLGCYIMDPYLSTIGHTVQDVVKSREPEYLEFAMCPDVASPSDAQLALYGQRFMSFFGAYPGAFKWLTGLILQNLAFQGSDVANLVSTCSKLKILRLRFCVMSQESVLELDAPSSDLRSLELRFFRCLHVELTCLPKLRVLMYDAWSCENPPMSFGYVPQLQQLAFGCPAQYWQKPFALSQCLSSDTNLGNLVFNFYNQRIWVEPEGPQRLTPIFSKLTDAHLGGISTECDLNWTMFILEGAPSLQNFHVSLSPRFFQSTLWPYIHASTFQICSIKI; translated from the exons ATGAAGACATACACGGACGCGACGAGGAGGCTGCTGTCTCCTCCGGCTTGCAAGTGCACTCGAACCATCAAAACATTGATGCTCGGGTGCTACATTATGGACCCTTACTTGTCCACAATTGGCCATACAGTTCAGGATGTCGTGAAGAGCCGCGAACCTGAATACCTCGAGTTCGCAATGTGCCCAGATGTTGCTTCTCCAAGTGATGCCCAATTAGCCTTGTATGGACAGCGGTTTATGTCATTCTTTGGTGCATACCCTGGCGCCTTCAAATGGCTCACCGGACTAATCCTTCAGAACCTCGCGTTTCAAGGCTCAGATGTCGCCAATCTTGTTAGCACTTGCAGTAAACTTAAGATTCTTCGCTTGAGATTCTGCGTAATGTCCCAGGAATCTGTCCTTGAATTAGACGCCCCAAGCTCGGACCTCAGATCACTTGAACTTAGATTCTTTAGATGCTTACACGTTGAGCTAACCTGTCTTCCTAAACTGAGGGTACTGATGTATGATGCTTGGTCTTGTGAAAACCCCCCAATGTCTTTTGGCTATGTTCCTCAGCTTCAACAACTCGCTTTTGGTTGTCCTGCCCAGTATTGGCAGAAGCCATTCGCACTGAGCCAATGTTTATCTAGTGACACAAACCTGGGGAATCTGGTTTTTAATTTTTACAATCAAAGG atctgggttgagcctgaaggTCCACAACGGCTGACTCCTATATTCAGCAAACTGACAGATGCGCACCTTGGCGGTATATCTACTGAATGTGATTTGAATTGGACTATGTTTATACTTGAAGGCGCGCCTTCACTGCAGAATTTCCATGTAAGCCTGTCACCTCGGTTCTTCCAATCCACACTTTGGCCATACATACATGCTTCCACTTTCCAGATATGTAGCATTAAAATATAG